The Podarcis muralis chromosome 10, rPodMur119.hap1.1, whole genome shotgun sequence genome includes a region encoding these proteins:
- the ERP27 gene encoding endoplasmic reticulum resident protein 27: protein MVQDMQDVPFGLCTSSNVLSHYNVTTNTISLFRMVDNKRQDLEIKDSSGIDATKLSRFVRINELRWVTEYNPMTAVGLFNSTIQTHLLLFTDKSSPKHAEMMDKYREAAVLFQGKILFISVDVRAKGNDRVMSYFHLKKSQLPALAAFHTPDEEQEVLSVDEVSLETVRGFCNGFLRRKELKENSKPEDKIFKEEL from the exons ATGGTACAAGATATGCAAGATGTACCATTTGGGCTCTGCACCTCCTCTAATGTTCTTTCCCATTATAATGTCACAACAAACACCATCTCCCTCTTCCGTAtg GTGGATAACAAGCGGCAAGACCTGGAAATCAAAGACAGCAGCGGAATTGACGCCACCAAGCTGAGTCGCTTTGTTCGGATCAATGAACTCCGCTGGGTAACCGAGTACAACCCTATG ACTGCAGTAGGTCTCTTTAACAGTACCATTCAGACCCACCTTCTCTTGTTCACTGACAAGTCATCCCCAAAGCATGCGGAGATGATGGACAAGTATCGTGAAGCAGCAGTTCTCTTCCAAGGGAAG ATTCTATTTATCTCAGTGGACGTCCGTGCAAAGGGCAATGACAGGGTTATGTCTTATTTTCACCTGAAGAAGTCTCAGCTGCCTGCACTGGCTGCATTCCACACTCCAGATGAGGAGCAGGAGGTGCTGTCCGTGGATGAAGTCTCCCTGGAGACTGTAAGGGGTTTTTGCAATGGTTTCTTACGGAGAAAGGAATTG AAAGAAAACTCTAAGCCAGAGGATAAGATCTTCAAAGAGGAACTCTGA